In Microbacterium galbinum, a single window of DNA contains:
- a CDS encoding RDD family protein, which translates to MTQLPFGQIAPISRRAVAYLIDALIAGGLAIVLSVVLGIATALSGGLEASLLTVTIGGPLVGLVLLGWFVVYTNMQAGAGSIGMRAQGLRLVSETDGSSIGFGRALLRNIIFGLAAGIVVGYFTPLFDGSGRFQGWHDKVGRSLVLDARAEGGIVPITAPATTAMPTVDGASPTSPAPTAPSQPPAIPGLPHPGSYGAPHAPAPHASAPHAGVSPYAPPAAPGQSPAAPPAAAGVPQSPPAPAEAYAPSAPVFPAPATPVAPAAPIGEGGDLIAFVPGVTQDAPPRPPQPQASASAPAEPEPVAPASAPTPPAPPAPVAAPAPAAPAPAAAAAPAAPAPAPLVDDPDVESTRISIPGHRLVFTWDDGTRVSVSRRTVFGRNPSPEEGAATVAVRDETLSLSKTHFEAAAETSGGWVLDRHSTNGTTIVREGQRIACPPGQRVPIRLGDAIEIGDRIVTVGGYA; encoded by the coding sequence ATGACCCAGCTCCCCTTCGGTCAGATCGCCCCGATCTCCCGACGCGCGGTCGCGTACCTCATCGATGCGCTGATCGCCGGCGGTCTGGCGATCGTGCTCAGCGTGGTGCTCGGCATCGCCACCGCGCTCTCGGGTGGGCTCGAGGCGTCGTTGCTCACGGTGACCATCGGCGGGCCGCTCGTCGGGCTCGTGCTGCTGGGCTGGTTCGTGGTCTACACGAACATGCAGGCCGGTGCGGGCTCCATCGGCATGCGCGCTCAGGGCCTGCGCCTCGTGTCGGAGACCGACGGGTCGTCGATCGGCTTCGGCCGCGCCCTGCTGCGCAACATCATCTTCGGTCTCGCCGCAGGCATCGTCGTGGGGTACTTCACGCCGCTGTTCGACGGATCGGGTCGCTTCCAGGGATGGCACGACAAGGTCGGCCGCTCGCTCGTGCTCGACGCCCGCGCCGAGGGCGGGATCGTGCCGATCACGGCGCCGGCGACCACGGCGATGCCGACCGTCGACGGTGCGTCGCCGACGTCCCCCGCGCCGACCGCTCCGTCGCAGCCGCCCGCGATCCCGGGTCTGCCCCACCCCGGATCGTACGGGGCGCCGCATGCCCCGGCCCCGCACGCGTCGGCCCCGCACGCGGGGGTCTCGCCCTACGCACCGCCGGCCGCTCCCGGTCAGTCGCCCGCTGCTCCTCCCGCCGCCGCGGGGGTTCCGCAGAGCCCGCCCGCTCCGGCCGAGGCCTACGCGCCGTCGGCGCCCGTGTTCCCCGCCCCGGCGACGCCGGTGGCACCGGCCGCGCCGATCGGCGAGGGCGGCGACCTGATCGCCTTCGTCCCCGGCGTGACGCAGGATGCTCCGCCCCGCCCGCCGCAGCCCCAGGCCTCGGCCTCGGCCCCCGCCGAGCCCGAGCCCGTCGCCCCGGCATCCGCGCCGACGCCGCCCGCGCCCCCGGCACCGGTCGCCGCACCGGCGCCTGCCGCGCCCGCCCCGGCCGCCGCGGCCGCGCCGGCTGCTCCCGCCCCGGCACCGCTCGTCGACGACCCCGACGTCGAGTCGACCCGCATCAGCATCCCCGGGCACCGTCTCGTCTTCACGTGGGACGACGGCACCCGCGTCTCGGTCTCGCGGCGCACGGTCTTCGGCCGCAACCCCTCCCCGGAGGAGGGCGCGGCGACGGTCGCGGTGCGCGACGAGACGCTCTCGCTGTCGAAGACGCACTTCGAGGCCGCCGCCGAGACCTCGGGCGGATGGGTGCTCGATCGCCACTCGACCAACGGCACCACGATCGTGCGCGAGGGTCAGCGCATCGCCTGCCCGCCCGGTCAGCGCGTGCCGATCCGGCTCGGTGACGCGATCGAGATCGGCGACCGCATCGTCACGGTCGGGGGCTACGCATGA
- a CDS encoding transglutaminase family protein, giving the protein MTAPAIPAAPTALPLRRWILDLLATALLVGAILLGFWPTFAGGSFLPAAIGGLLLGLAVAGVSAWRRWGILIITGLTIAVYFVFGGALALPGTTIAGFVPTIETLQKLALGVVTSWKQMLTTVAPVSAADGHLLVPFLLALVASTVTASLALRLSNVAWALIPAGTLLVLVIALGTPEAAFPFVQGLVFAVVAIAWMALRQLWAPQNSAVSVSEVDPSRAAHMRLRRLLAGAAVLAIAAGAGIASSAIAAPAETRHVFRDVIIPPFDIRDYPSPLQAFRKNVRDEKVKTLFTVRGLPEKARIRIAVMDQFDGMVYNVTDGGPGSSSAFTPLRSDMSPEAEGIPVTLQVEIAEYGGVWVPDAGAVSEIEYTGDRAEELRRGTFYNTETGTAVATPRLTAGDTYTVDTVIPNEIDDDRLAEVEFGNVTQPKQSNVPEELTSLAAETVADAESPIEQVRALETMLADGGFFSHGLEGEVISRAGHTAERISTLVGGDQMIGDDEQYAVAMALLAREVGIPARVVMGYYPDEEDAKAAEFAATGDDVHAWVEVNFEGVGWLPFNPTPPEDQVPNDQNTKPRVDPKPQVLQPPPPPQEPVDLPPTLPDDRKSEDETLNILGILGAILAIGGITLAILAILASPFIVIGAWKAAKRRARRSAARTSDRISGGWDELTDRATDYGARIAPGGTRVEDAATVVATLDVPKAAALAQRADAEIFGPTDPTPADVEAFWSEVDDIVGGLGKEAGFWRRWKARANLRSLLGGTALSHGFQNLKDAAAARVADSADARARREPGTIENNDRTTAPESENP; this is encoded by the coding sequence ATGACCGCGCCCGCGATCCCGGCTGCGCCGACCGCCCTTCCGCTGCGCCGCTGGATCCTCGATCTCCTCGCCACCGCCCTGCTCGTCGGCGCGATACTCCTCGGCTTCTGGCCGACCTTCGCCGGCGGGTCGTTCCTGCCCGCGGCGATCGGCGGACTCCTCCTCGGCCTGGCGGTCGCCGGCGTCTCGGCCTGGCGTCGCTGGGGCATCCTGATCATCACCGGTCTCACGATCGCGGTGTATTTCGTCTTCGGTGGGGCGCTCGCGTTGCCCGGCACGACCATCGCCGGTTTCGTGCCCACGATCGAGACGCTCCAGAAGCTCGCGCTGGGCGTGGTGACGTCGTGGAAGCAGATGCTCACGACCGTCGCCCCGGTCTCGGCCGCCGACGGCCACCTGCTCGTACCGTTCCTGCTGGCCCTCGTGGCGTCGACCGTCACGGCCTCGCTCGCTCTTCGGCTGTCGAACGTGGCCTGGGCGCTGATCCCCGCGGGCACGCTGCTCGTGCTGGTGATCGCGCTCGGCACTCCCGAGGCGGCGTTCCCGTTCGTGCAGGGACTCGTGTTTGCGGTCGTGGCCATCGCCTGGATGGCACTGCGTCAGCTGTGGGCCCCGCAGAACTCGGCCGTCTCGGTGAGCGAGGTCGACCCTTCGCGTGCCGCCCACATGCGCCTGCGCCGTTTGCTGGCCGGAGCGGCCGTGCTCGCGATCGCCGCGGGAGCGGGCATCGCCTCGTCGGCCATCGCCGCTCCCGCCGAGACCCGCCACGTGTTCCGCGACGTGATCATCCCGCCGTTCGACATCCGCGACTACCCGAGCCCGCTGCAGGCGTTCCGTAAGAACGTGCGCGACGAGAAGGTCAAGACGCTCTTCACCGTGCGGGGCCTGCCCGAGAAGGCGCGCATCCGCATCGCGGTCATGGACCAGTTCGACGGCATGGTCTACAACGTCACCGACGGGGGACCGGGGTCGTCGAGCGCGTTCACGCCGCTGCGCTCCGACATGTCGCCCGAGGCTGAGGGAATCCCGGTCACGCTGCAGGTCGAGATCGCCGAGTACGGCGGTGTGTGGGTGCCGGATGCCGGTGCGGTCTCCGAGATCGAGTACACGGGCGACCGCGCCGAAGAGCTGCGCCGCGGCACGTTCTACAACACCGAGACCGGCACCGCGGTGGCGACGCCGCGGCTCACGGCGGGCGACACCTACACGGTCGACACCGTCATCCCGAACGAGATCGACGACGACCGGCTCGCCGAGGTCGAGTTCGGCAACGTCACCCAGCCCAAGCAGAGCAACGTGCCCGAGGAGCTCACCTCGCTCGCGGCCGAGACGGTCGCGGATGCCGAGTCCCCGATCGAGCAGGTGCGGGCGCTCGAGACGATGCTGGCCGACGGCGGGTTCTTCAGCCACGGTCTGGAGGGCGAGGTCATCTCTCGCGCCGGCCACACCGCCGAGCGCATCTCGACCCTCGTGGGCGGCGACCAGATGATCGGCGACGACGAGCAGTACGCCGTCGCGATGGCGCTGCTCGCCCGCGAGGTCGGCATCCCCGCGCGCGTCGTGATGGGGTATTACCCCGACGAGGAAGACGCGAAGGCCGCCGAGTTCGCCGCCACCGGCGACGACGTCCACGCCTGGGTCGAGGTGAACTTCGAGGGCGTGGGTTGGCTGCCGTTCAACCCGACTCCTCCCGAGGACCAGGTGCCGAACGACCAGAACACCAAGCCGCGCGTCGATCCGAAGCCGCAGGTGCTGCAGCCGCCGCCCCCGCCGCAGGAGCCGGTCGATCTGCCCCCGACGCTGCCCGATGACCGCAAGTCCGAGGACGAGACGCTCAACATCCTCGGCATCCTGGGCGCGATCCTCGCGATCGGCGGCATCACGCTCGCGATCCTCGCCATCCTCGCCTCGCCCTTCATCGTGATCGGTGCGTGGAAGGCGGCCAAGCGCCGTGCGCGTCGCAGCGCCGCGCGCACCTCCGACCGCATCAGCGGCGGGTGGGACGAGCTCACCGATCGTGCGACCGACTACGGCGCGCGGATCGCTCCGGGAGGCACGCGCGTCGAGGACGCCGCGACCGTCGTCGCCACGCTCGATGTGCCGAAGGCGGCCGCGCTGGCGCAGCGGGCGGATGCCGAGATCTTCGGCCCGACCGATCCGACGCCCGCCGATGTCGAGGCGTTCTGGAGCGAGGTCGACGACATCGTCGGCGGCCTGGGCAAGGAGGCCGGCTTCTGGCGGCGCTGGAAGGCGCGGGCGAATCTGCGCTCGCTCCTCGGCGGAACGGCTCTCTCGCACGGCTTCCAGAACCTGAAGGATGCCGCGGCCGCCCGCGTCGCCGACTCCGCGGACGCGCGCGCACGCCGCGAACCTGGCACCATCGAGAACAACGACCGCACCACCGCCCCCGAGAGCGAGAACCCATGA
- a CDS encoding DUF58 domain-containing protein, producing MTTEALQSTHPTIDRDAGWRDIAAVVGVRMLARLRLIAQAVRPLAWVLMGLAVGFWILGQVAGWVEFTITALVIAIVVALCALFLIGRTAYDVSLDLARTRVVVGERAIGALKLANLGTRAILPSRVVLPVGSGRGEFGIQRLAPGAEAEELFAIPTQKRGVVKVGPVSVVRGDPLGLFERARRSDDPVDLFVHPRTILFDGQSLGFLRDLEGMPAADLSRDDVSFHALLEYQPGDDLRHVHWKSTARTGTMMVRQYEETRRSHFVIGLSRSTGDYARDEDFELAISAAGSIGLRALRDSQRVDMRVQGRELPSSTGKQLLDSLSAVENSKPREGGIAELAGVLAASMPLASIVVLVCGSKVRTEDLRLACARLPFGARVLAIVTDSTLSSPELRRIGDADVVTIGALEQIPLALQKVLA from the coding sequence ATGACCACGGAGGCCCTGCAGAGCACGCACCCCACGATCGACCGCGACGCCGGCTGGCGCGACATCGCGGCGGTCGTCGGTGTGCGGATGCTCGCGCGCCTCCGTCTCATCGCGCAGGCGGTGCGTCCGCTCGCGTGGGTGCTCATGGGCCTGGCGGTCGGGTTCTGGATCCTCGGGCAGGTCGCCGGGTGGGTGGAGTTCACGATTACCGCCCTCGTCATCGCGATCGTCGTCGCGCTGTGCGCTCTGTTCCTCATCGGCCGCACGGCCTACGACGTCTCGCTCGATCTCGCCCGCACCCGGGTCGTGGTGGGGGAGCGGGCGATCGGCGCCCTGAAGCTCGCCAACCTCGGAACGCGCGCCATCCTGCCCTCGCGCGTGGTGCTGCCGGTGGGGTCGGGACGAGGAGAGTTCGGCATCCAGCGCCTCGCCCCGGGAGCCGAGGCCGAGGAGCTCTTCGCGATCCCGACGCAGAAGCGCGGCGTCGTGAAGGTCGGTCCGGTGAGCGTCGTGCGCGGCGATCCACTCGGTCTCTTCGAGCGCGCCCGCCGCAGCGACGACCCGGTCGATCTGTTCGTGCACCCGCGCACGATCCTCTTCGACGGTCAGTCGCTCGGCTTCCTGCGCGACCTCGAGGGGATGCCGGCGGCCGACCTGTCGCGCGACGACGTCTCGTTCCACGCCCTCCTCGAGTACCAGCCCGGCGACGACCTGCGTCACGTGCATTGGAAGTCGACCGCCCGCACCGGCACCATGATGGTGCGGCAGTACGAGGAGACCCGTCGTTCGCACTTCGTGATCGGCCTCTCGCGCTCGACCGGCGACTACGCCCGTGACGAGGACTTCGAGCTCGCGATCTCGGCCGCCGGATCGATCGGCCTGCGCGCGCTGCGGGATTCGCAGCGCGTCGACATGCGGGTGCAGGGCAGGGAGCTGCCCTCGAGCACCGGCAAGCAGTTGCTCGACTCGCTCTCGGCCGTCGAGAACTCCAAGCCCCGCGAGGGCGGCATCGCCGAACTCGCCGGCGTGCTCGCCGCGAGCATGCCGCTCGCCAGCATCGTCGTGCTGGTGTGCGGATCGAAGGTGCGCACCGAAGATCTCCGGCTCGCGTGCGCGCGCCTGCCCTTCGGCGCGCGGGTGCTCGCGATCGTCACCGACTCCACGCTCTCCTCGCCCGAGCTGCGGCGCATCGGCGACGCCGACGTCGTCACGATCGGCGCGCTCGAGCAGATCCCCCTCGCCCTGCAGAAGGTGCTCGCATGA
- a CDS encoding AAA family ATPase encodes MTMTPEQATWFQGTFHRLVENVDKAVQGKQEIVGLVISAMLAEGHVLLEDAPGTGKTSLAKALAATVQGTSARIQFTPDLLPSDVTGVTIYDQQQHRFEFHKGPIFASIVLADEINRASPKTQSALLEVMEESRVTVDGVTHETGRPFLVIATQNPIEQAGTYKLPEAQLDRFLIKTSIGYPDLAVTESILAGASDRNPSAGLGAIITTSAVADMADLAATVHVEPAVLRYTAELAEATRTDSATRLGVSVRGAIAMIRIAKVWAAAHGRHFVLPDDIKVLARPVWQHRMLLDAEAEFAGTSSETVIARVLDSVAAPQARTAA; translated from the coding sequence ATGACCATGACTCCCGAGCAGGCCACCTGGTTCCAGGGCACCTTCCACCGTCTCGTCGAGAACGTCGACAAGGCGGTGCAGGGCAAGCAGGAGATCGTCGGCCTGGTGATCTCCGCGATGCTCGCCGAGGGGCACGTGCTACTCGAGGATGCGCCGGGGACGGGCAAGACGAGCCTCGCGAAGGCTCTCGCCGCCACCGTGCAGGGCACCAGCGCCCGCATCCAGTTCACCCCCGACCTGCTGCCGTCCGACGTGACCGGCGTCACGATCTACGACCAGCAGCAGCACCGGTTCGAGTTCCACAAGGGGCCGATCTTCGCGTCGATCGTGCTCGCCGACGAGATCAACCGCGCCTCGCCGAAGACGCAGTCCGCACTCCTCGAGGTCATGGAGGAGTCGCGCGTCACCGTCGACGGCGTCACGCACGAGACCGGGCGCCCGTTCCTCGTCATCGCGACGCAGAACCCCATCGAGCAGGCCGGAACCTACAAGCTCCCCGAGGCCCAGCTCGACCGCTTCCTCATCAAGACGTCGATCGGCTACCCCGACCTCGCCGTCACCGAGAGCATCCTGGCCGGGGCATCCGACCGCAACCCCTCCGCCGGCCTCGGCGCGATCATCACCACCAGCGCGGTCGCCGACATGGCCGACCTCGCCGCGACCGTGCACGTCGAGCCCGCCGTGCTGCGGTACACCGCCGAGCTCGCCGAGGCGACCCGCACCGACTCGGCGACCCGCCTCGGAGTCTCGGTGCGCGGGGCGATCGCGATGATCCGCATCGCGAAGGTCTGGGCCGCCGCCCACGGCCGCCACTTCGTGCTGCCCGACGACATCAAGGTCCTCGCCCGCCCCGTCTGGCAGCACCGCATGCTGCTCGACGCCGAGGCCGAGTTCGCCGGAACGTCGAGCGAGACCGTGATCGCGCGGGTTCTCGACTCCGTGGCGGCCCCGCAGGCGCGAACGGCGGCCTGA